The proteins below come from a single Ruegeria sp. SCSIO 43209 genomic window:
- a CDS encoding SurA N-terminal domain-containing protein — MAAGMKNLSKTFVWILMGLLMLGLAGFGATSLTGTVRTVAQVGDESISVDAYFRELQREIRAVEAQTGQAMQISQAHDLGLDQLALSRLIALAAIDNEVGQLGISIGDENLQDEIVQIPAFQGVNGTFDREAYRFQLEQVGMTDSEFESDLRKESSRTIVQGAVMSGVEMPRTLTEALSNYVLARRSFTVATLSADLLETPVAQPTDAQIQTYYDENTDQFTLPRTKQLTYAILSPDMLLDTIEVDEDSLRRLYDQRADEFFQPERRLVERLPYPSEESATEALAQLEVGGADFEQLVRERQLELSDVDLGDVTREDLGDAADAVFAAEIDDVVGPLPTVFGPALFRINGSLAENNVSFEDAEPELRAELAADRARRQIEAQAEDINDLLAGGATLEELAGETEMELGQIDWTQQSDDGVAAYDGFRSVAEAVQEGDFPEVAFLEDGSIFALRLNEVLEPRPEPLESARDRVAEAWLQVETAKALQNQGNTVLTQLATNGDFTATGLPFRVENALTRTAFLEDVPVDFMTQVFEMDPGELRVIPGNGNALIVRLDEELPPAETDEQRQMQDALAAQLSQALAQNIFDIYVRNAQTRARPVLDQQALNAVRASY, encoded by the coding sequence ATGGCCGCAGGCATGAAAAACCTATCCAAAACCTTTGTCTGGATTCTCATGGGTCTTTTGATGCTGGGCCTTGCGGGCTTTGGCGCCACCAGCCTGACCGGAACCGTGCGTACGGTTGCGCAGGTCGGTGATGAAAGCATTTCGGTCGACGCGTATTTTCGTGAGCTTCAGCGCGAGATCCGGGCCGTCGAAGCACAAACCGGACAGGCAATGCAGATTTCGCAGGCACATGATCTTGGCCTCGATCAACTTGCCCTTTCGCGCCTGATCGCGCTGGCCGCAATCGATAACGAGGTCGGACAGCTTGGCATTTCGATCGGTGACGAGAACCTGCAGGACGAGATTGTACAGATACCGGCGTTCCAAGGTGTAAACGGTACATTCGACCGCGAAGCCTATCGCTTTCAGCTGGAACAGGTCGGAATGACCGATTCCGAATTCGAATCGGATCTGCGCAAAGAATCTTCACGCACCATCGTTCAGGGTGCGGTCATGAGCGGTGTTGAAATGCCCCGTACGCTGACCGAGGCTTTGTCGAACTATGTGCTGGCCCGCCGCAGCTTTACCGTGGCGACCCTGTCAGCCGACCTTCTCGAAACGCCCGTGGCCCAACCCACAGACGCGCAGATTCAGACATATTACGATGAGAATACCGATCAGTTCACCCTGCCCCGCACCAAGCAACTGACCTACGCCATTCTGTCGCCCGACATGCTGCTCGACACGATCGAAGTGGACGAAGATTCTCTGCGCCGTCTATACGACCAACGCGCTGACGAATTTTTCCAACCCGAGCGCCGCTTGGTCGAGCGTCTGCCCTATCCCAGCGAAGAATCCGCAACCGAGGCGCTGGCACAACTTGAAGTTGGCGGGGCCGATTTCGAACAGTTGGTCCGCGAACGTCAGCTTGAGCTGAGCGATGTTGATCTGGGCGATGTCACCCGTGAAGATCTGGGCGATGCAGCCGACGCCGTGTTTGCCGCCGAGATCGACGATGTGGTCGGCCCGCTTCCCACGGTGTTCGGCCCTGCCCTGTTCCGGATCAATGGATCGCTGGCCGAGAACAATGTCAGTTTCGAAGACGCCGAACCCGAACTTCGTGCAGAACTCGCCGCCGACCGAGCGCGCCGTCAGATCGAAGCACAGGCCGAAGACATCAACGACCTGCTTGCAGGCGGCGCAACACTGGAAGAACTGGCCGGTGAGACCGAGATGGAACTGGGTCAGATCGACTGGACCCAGCAAAGCGACGATGGCGTTGCCGCGTATGACGGCTTCCGCTCAGTCGCTGAGGCTGTGCAAGAAGGTGATTTCCCAGAGGTCGCGTTCCTTGAAGATGGTTCGATCTTTGCGTTGCGCTTGAATGAAGTGCTGGAACCGCGCCCGGAACCTCTGGAAAGCGCCCGTGACCGTGTCGCCGAGGCATGGCTGCAGGTAGAAACTGCGAAAGCGCTGCAAAATCAGGGCAACACGGTTCTGACCCAACTGGCAACAAATGGCGACTTTACCGCCACAGGCCTGCCCTTCCGCGTCGAAAATGCGCTGACACGTACCGCATTCCTCGAGGATGTTCCCGTGGACTTCATGACTCAGGTGTTTGAAATGGACCCTGGCGAGCTGCGTGTCATTCCCGGAAACGGTAACGCCCTGATCGTGCGTCTGGATGAAGAGCTGCCTCCGGCGGAAACCGATGAGCAACGCCAGATGCAGGATGCACTGGCTGCGCAATTGAGCCAGGCGCTGGCGCAGAACATCTTTGACATCTATGTGCGCAATGCCCAGACACGCGCACGCCCTGTGCTGGATCAGCAAGCGCTGAACGCGGTACGGGCCAGTTACTAA
- a CDS encoding aminotransferase: MTMTRTAATFAPPVMEARRWLDGVEFAVDRPLINVSQAAPVDPPPLALRQAMAEFAVEQDSAHLYGPVLGNDDLRSELAAQISAHYAAEVSANQIAITSGCNQAFSAVISAITDQGDEVILPTPWYFNHKMWLDMAGVKTVDLPTDDDLLPDPERARALITEKTRAISLVTPNNPGGVEYPADLVRRFFDLARETGLRLLVDETYRDFDSRSGAPHDLFQQSGWDDTFVHLYSFSKAYRLTGHRVGAISTSPALLAEIEKFLDTVAICPGQIGQFAALWGMRNLTQWVAGERDEILDRRAAIAEGMPRLEDKGWRLLGLGAYFAYLEHPFGIASDELARRLVPEAGILLLPGTMFMPEGDSAGKRQVRVAFANLDRAGIAQLFDRLQGLSF, translated from the coding sequence ATGACAATGACCCGCACTGCCGCCACCTTTGCCCCTCCGGTGATGGAGGCACGCCGTTGGCTGGACGGGGTCGAGTTCGCAGTTGACCGTCCGTTGATCAATGTCAGTCAGGCGGCTCCGGTCGATCCGCCCCCGTTAGCGCTGCGGCAAGCAATGGCCGAATTCGCGGTCGAGCAGGACAGCGCACATCTTTACGGCCCGGTTCTGGGCAACGATGACCTGCGGTCCGAACTCGCGGCTCAGATCAGCGCACATTATGCGGCTGAGGTATCGGCGAATCAGATCGCAATCACCTCGGGTTGCAATCAGGCCTTTTCAGCCGTGATTTCGGCAATTACCGATCAGGGGGATGAGGTGATCCTTCCGACCCCTTGGTATTTCAATCACAAGATGTGGCTGGATATGGCTGGGGTAAAAACCGTTGATTTGCCCACAGACGATGATTTGCTTCCCGATCCGGAACGCGCCCGCGCCCTTATCACCGAAAAGACACGGGCGATTTCGTTGGTGACGCCGAATAATCCCGGTGGTGTCGAATATCCTGCGGACTTGGTGCGCCGCTTCTTTGATCTTGCGCGGGAAACGGGGCTTCGTCTTTTGGTTGACGAAACCTATCGCGATTTCGACAGTCGATCAGGCGCGCCTCATGACCTGTTCCAGCAATCGGGTTGGGACGATACGTTTGTCCATCTCTACTCGTTCTCAAAAGCCTATCGCCTGACCGGTCACCGTGTCGGCGCGATTTCAACCAGCCCCGCCCTGTTGGCGGAGATCGAAAAATTTCTGGACACGGTCGCGATCTGCCCCGGCCAGATCGGCCAGTTTGCCGCGCTTTGGGGAATGCGGAACTTGACCCAATGGGTTGCGGGTGAACGAGATGAAATTCTCGACCGAAGAGCCGCCATTGCAGAAGGAATGCCACGCCTTGAAGACAAAGGCTGGCGTCTTTTGGGACTTGGCGCTTACTTTGCCTACCTCGAACATCCCTTTGGCATCGCTTCCGACGAATTGGCCCGACGGCTGGTACCCGAGGCAGGTATACTGCTTTTGCCGGGTACCATGTTCATGCCAGAGGGCGATTCCGCGGGAAAGCGGCAGGTTCGTGTAGCATTTGCCAACCTCGACCGCGCCGGTATCGCGCAATTGTTCGACCGATTGCAGGGCTTGTCCTTCTAA
- the gpt gene encoding xanthine phosphoribosyltransferase, whose translation MSAKDRLPHEKGFHISWDQIHRDSRALAWRLDGQGPDDGAWRAVVAITRGGMAPAMIVSRELDIRTVDTVSVKSYHHQAQGEAEILKAPNADLMGDGTGILIIDDLVDSGKTLELVREMFPKAHFATVYAKPKGRPMVDTFITEVSQDTWIFFPWDMALQYVEPYRGTD comes from the coding sequence ATGAGCGCCAAGGACCGCCTGCCACACGAAAAAGGCTTCCACATCAGCTGGGATCAGATTCATCGCGACTCGCGCGCTCTTGCGTGGCGTCTGGATGGGCAAGGACCAGATGACGGCGCTTGGCGTGCAGTCGTGGCAATTACACGTGGCGGCATGGCCCCCGCGATGATCGTCAGCCGCGAACTGGATATCCGTACGGTCGATACTGTCAGCGTGAAATCCTATCATCATCAAGCGCAGGGCGAAGCAGAAATTCTCAAAGCGCCCAATGCTGATCTGATGGGTGATGGCACCGGTATTCTGATCATCGACGATCTGGTCGATAGCGGCAAAACGCTGGAACTGGTGCGCGAGATGTTCCCCAAAGCGCATTTCGCGACCGTATACGCCAAGCCCAAGGGCCGTCCGATGGTAGACACCTTCATTACCGAGGTCAGTCAGGACACATGGATTTTCTTCCCATGGGACATGGCGCTGCAATATGTCGAACCATATCGGGGCACCGATTAA
- the fabI gene encoding enoyl-ACP reductase FabI has protein sequence MSNQLMAGKRGLIMGLANDKSIAWGIARALSDAGAELAFSYQGDALKKRVDPLAAQLGSEIVLPCDVSDEESINELFSALEKKWGKLDFVVHAIGFSDKNELRGRYVDTSRANFNLTMDVSVYSFTAVMQRAEKMMNEGGSAITLTYYGAEQVMPHYNVMGVAKAALEASVKYLAEDLGKDGIRVNSISAGPIKTLAASGIGDFRYIMKWNEYNSPLRRNVTIDDVGKSALYLLSDLSSGVTGENLHVDSGYHIVGMKAVDAPDVEKG, from the coding sequence ATGTCAAATCAGTTGATGGCCGGAAAACGCGGCCTCATCATGGGACTGGCCAATGACAAATCAATCGCATGGGGTATCGCCCGCGCCTTGTCCGACGCCGGGGCCGAGCTGGCCTTTTCCTATCAGGGGGACGCCCTGAAAAAACGCGTCGATCCATTGGCGGCGCAGTTGGGCAGCGAGATCGTTTTGCCCTGTGACGTCAGCGACGAAGAATCAATTAATGAACTCTTCAGCGCGCTCGAAAAGAAATGGGGTAAACTGGATTTCGTCGTCCACGCCATTGGCTTTTCTGACAAGAACGAATTGCGCGGGCGTTACGTCGACACGTCGCGCGCGAACTTTAACCTGACGATGGATGTTTCGGTCTACTCTTTCACCGCCGTTATGCAGCGCGCGGAGAAAATGATGAACGAAGGCGGCAGTGCGATCACCCTCACCTATTACGGCGCTGAACAGGTCATGCCACACTACAATGTAATGGGTGTTGCAAAAGCCGCCCTTGAGGCATCCGTAAAGTATCTGGCCGAGGATTTGGGCAAAGACGGCATTCGCGTGAATTCGATCTCGGCAGGCCCGATCAAAACGCTCGCGGCCAGCGGCATCGGCGATTTCCGTTACATCATGAAGTGGAACGAGTATAACTCGCCCCTGCGCCGGAATGTGACCATCGATGATGTTGGTAAATCGGCCCTGTATCTGCTGTCTGATCTCAGCAGCGGAGTGACAGGTGAAAATCTGCACGTGGATTCAGGCTATCACATCGTCGGAATGAAGGCCGTCGACGCGCCGGACGTTGAAAAAGGATAA
- the pdxH gene encoding pyridoxamine 5'-phosphate oxidase, translated as MNEHNGIFAGADPFEIADRWLAEAEKTEPNDPNAIALATVDPEGLPNARMVLLKEIEKDAFVFYTNYHSAKAQELDSAHKAAFVMHWKSLRRQIRVRGTITKEDGPQADAYYASRSLKSRLGAWASHQSQPLESRASLMAEVAKVTAKLGTNPPRPEFWGGYRVTPVEVEFWADGAFRLHDRFQWKRQNVDSDWQVLRLNP; from the coding sequence ATGAACGAGCATAATGGCATCTTCGCCGGGGCTGATCCGTTTGAAATCGCGGATCGGTGGCTGGCCGAGGCAGAAAAGACCGAACCGAATGATCCTAATGCGATTGCTTTGGCAACCGTGGACCCGGAAGGTTTGCCGAACGCCCGTATGGTTCTGCTGAAGGAAATCGAGAAGGACGCGTTTGTTTTCTATACGAACTATCACAGCGCCAAGGCTCAGGAGTTGGACAGCGCCCACAAAGCGGCTTTTGTGATGCATTGGAAATCTTTGCGGCGACAAATCCGTGTTCGTGGTACAATCACCAAGGAAGATGGGCCGCAGGCGGACGCATACTACGCCTCGCGCTCGCTCAAAAGCCGCTTGGGTGCTTGGGCGTCACACCAGTCGCAACCGCTGGAAAGTCGTGCATCCCTGATGGCCGAAGTGGCTAAAGTGACCGCAAAGTTGGGTACCAACCCGCCTCGCCCTGAATTTTGGGGGGGATACCGTGTAACACCTGTCGAAGTCGAGTTCTGGGCCGATGGTGCCTTCAGGTTGCATGACAGGTTTCAGTGGAAGCGACAAAATGTCGATTCCGACTGGCAAGTGCTGAGGTTAAATCCATGA
- a CDS encoding cold-shock protein, with translation MPEDLNSMYRVRGHVKWFDPAKGYGFVVSDEGGPDILLHVNVLRNFGQSSVADGAGIEIMTHKTDRGVQAVEVISVDPPVRAETMMLADFAELDPTVIGSAPLEAARVKWFDKGKGFGFANVFGSSEDVFLHIEVLRRSGLADLQPGEALAMRVIDGKRGRMAAQVLAWEAALND, from the coding sequence GTGCCAGAAGATCTGAACAGCATGTACCGCGTCCGTGGACACGTAAAATGGTTCGATCCCGCCAAGGGATACGGATTTGTTGTGTCTGACGAAGGCGGCCCGGACATTCTGTTGCACGTCAACGTGCTGCGAAACTTCGGGCAAAGCTCGGTCGCGGATGGCGCCGGCATCGAGATCATGACCCACAAAACTGATCGCGGTGTTCAAGCGGTCGAAGTGATCAGTGTTGACCCGCCTGTTCGCGCGGAAACCATGATGTTGGCCGATTTTGCCGAGCTTGATCCAACCGTGATCGGCAGCGCTCCGCTTGAGGCTGCGCGCGTCAAATGGTTCGACAAGGGCAAAGGGTTTGGCTTTGCCAATGTTTTCGGCAGCAGTGAAGACGTATTCCTGCATATCGAGGTGCTACGTCGTTCTGGGTTGGCAGATCTGCAACCGGGCGAAGCGCTGGCCATGCGGGTCATTGATGGCAAGCGCGGAAGAATGGCC